Genomic DNA from Schistocerca gregaria isolate iqSchGreg1 chromosome 4, iqSchGreg1.2, whole genome shotgun sequence:
TTTCCCTAATCTAGATTTTGTGTTTGGTCGTTCATTTATTGTTGGTTCTAACGTTTTTGAAGTTAGGCGACAGACATTAGACAAATTTCTTACATCATTCTGACGAGTTTTCACCTTAGTAACATCAGTTCGTTCTGTAGGACTGtcacacacacttttctttttgccactgccttttttattaatttctgttttgttCACATCACTACCTGCTGATGTGTCCAGAAAAGAATAATCTTCATCTACCAAAGTCTGAAGGGCACTTTCAAGAGAGTCATCATGGATTTCCTGATGAGTTAAAGATTCAGATAAGTTTTTCTTTGTTCTTGGGGACTTTCTGGAACCATAGCCTATAAATTGGCCATATTTGTAATATTTGGCAGATCCTGGCGTTCTCGATCTTCTTGGCTTAGGTGCTGGTGACAGTTCTGAACTGACATCCTTCTTTCCACTTGGTACCTTCACCATATTTGCAACATGTTTGTTGGAAGCTGCTCTTTCGTCTGGCTGAACCATATTTGACTTTCTAAAGATGTTACAGGGTGATAATGAAGCATTAGGCAGctcaaaatttttatgtttcaattcATTTATTGACTCTTCCACTTTCTGGGTGCATTGCaggatgacatcatcatcatcatcattttctagcAACATGCCAAAATCATCTTTTACCAGTAAAGTGCATGAAACAGTCTCTTGCCTGTTAACAGTATCAAGGTTTGGTGATGTACTATGAAGAACACTCTCTCCATCACACAAACTGTCTTCCTCTTCCTTCTCTTCAGAGTGCACATCTGGAAaaagagcaaaatatacaaacaatgTTGCATGTTTCATACTCCTCTGAAATCAATGCAGAAATTGAGCAAACAATAGAAATAGTTCTTACTTTCACTGTATTTGTACTGTTCGGAGAGATCCAGCAATTTTGTCAAAAATGAAGGAGACGCTGCTCCTGGCAACTTCCTTGTTGGTTTACTGGTGACAGGTTTCTTTGTTGGGAGACACTTTCCTTGTGGTGGTGTAATTAAATCAATTATCTTGGAATTCTGTTCTGGGGGAAAAATCaagacagaataacaatgtttGTGCTGAATAAAGTAACTTATATGCCATCAGCTTCTACATTTGAGAATGAAATTCTTACTGTAATGCCTATAATTTTCGGGTTTGTCACTAAGGTAGATAATGATCTAATCAATTTAAAAAGGATAAGGACTACATATACAATTGGTTTAATCAATGTCAAACAATAATGGAAATGCCTGGATGGAAAAacatgtaaaataaggaaaagaccACTCACCCATAGTGAAACAAAGTGTGATGCACAGAAACTGTTAACTGAAAAtgtattcacactagcttttgagctcttgttCTTTCTGTGATGAAGTACACCCattcaaacacacaaacacacagaacccaaaCAAACACTCTCATGGTCACTTATCAGTTGTTCTGTTATGGTGATTGACTGTAAGTAAGTTGTATGCACAATAACATCAGTTGCCCTTATGTGTCTGCCTGTTCAGGTGAGCATAGCTCTTGATGTGTTCTCTGATCTCCCCCTCCCAAGTTGTCCGAATGCCTGATACGTATGCATGTGCAGCGTTGCTGCCAGGCAGTGCATACACAGAGGAATGGTTATCAGCACGCATCCATGCATCATGCTACTGAAGTAGCTGTATTGACCGCAGCCAGCAGTTCTGTACAGTGTAATGTACGAATGTTTCAGACGTGTGTTGTGTTGCGAATGTTCAACTTTGTGCTGTTAAATTAGTTCTGCACTGGCTGCCAGGTGCACTGTGTTTAGTCTATTAACTCCATGCTGTTTACTCTTAATTTACAGCAATTTATATGTTCATGTTTATCCTATCTTCACCTGTCACTGTACATAGTTGTTAATAACCAATCACCAGGCATCTCATTTGTTTTCTCACGAGTCTTGTCTTGACATATACATTGTCTAAAAGTTGTTCTGTATTACTCGAcctataaacaaataaagttctcaTCATCCCACAAAGAAGATATCATTTGTGCATTATTTAAAGTACTCAGGCCTATGGTCTAACAGCTACacattatacaatgtgtacattatgcaacaaataatgtagaagtaagtattaaacacaatgaagattgtataagcattgtattcattactttaaaTAATTTCACAtagcacatatcaaccaataaaagcattttcacatacacgataaagatcaaaagtcaaagagtGACTGGGTTTTTCAGACAGTAAATATTTACCTTAATTTGCTGTAATAGTCTTCAAATCAGTAATTGGGTTGTACTATACACTTTCTAAACCAGCCCAAGTTCTTCTTCAGAGTTTACTTTATCCCCACACCAAGTTTCACCGAAAATGGTTCATGGGTTAGTAATGAAAAAGTAACAGAGCTAATTTTGTAGTTATAATATCAGTATGGATAAAAATTTCAATTATGATATCTTTTATTTCTGTGATCTGATTTTGACAAAAGAAAGCCAATAGGGGTGCCCCAAGCAATGCTCAAGTTATCTGTGAAGACTGTTTGAAAATTCGTCTAATAGATTTGAAGCATGTTCAAACATACGCAACAGTTCTACAGATTTCAAAAATGCATGGAAACGATAaattgctacttacagtaaagatgaaatgttaagttgcagacacgcATAACTAAAAGGcgcttacacattagcttttgtcCATAGTCTTCATCAGGAAAAGAAagtgacaaacacacacattcactgaCTGGTGCACACACACAACTGTCAGCTCCACTAGCTTGGACCAGAATGTAATTACAACATGGCATAGAAGTGTATGGTTGggaggagagaagagtgctgtcctGCGGAGTGTGCAGCGATCAGAGTGGCAACAGGTGCAGTGCAGTGtcaggaggctgtggggcagggaggtggggacgaagagagagagagagagagagagagagagagagagagagagagagagagagagagagagaaccacacCAGGAAGGAtgcgggtgcattggcagagggcagcacacaaAGGGGATGGGAGAAGAGAATAGGGAGAAGGTACAGCCTGGACACATGGGAAGGGTGTATCTGCAGCGTAAAGAACTCCCTAGTCCAGTATTCAGAggatctcaccaaggccttcacatgcAGGCACCAGCCATCAGATCTGGTCTGCA
This window encodes:
- the LOC126267025 gene encoding uncharacterized protein LOC126267025 isoform X1, with translation MEDTLKSKHHSRRKRKSEKMTVRGSTKEDNTDRSGSCVLNQKCTSSHMRSPVLTESNSPGTEIQNCSQFIEHEPSVIWDSPQASPNSSHEQNSKIIDLITPPQGKCLPTKKPVTSKPTRKLPGAASPSFLTKLLDLSEQYKYSENVHSEEKEEEDSLCDGESVLHSTSPNLDTVNRQETVSCTLLVKDDFGMLLENDDDDDVILQCTQKVEESINELKHKNFELPNASLSPCNIFRKSNMVQPDERAASNKHVANMVKVPSGKKDVSSELSPAPKPRRSRTPGSAKYYKYGQFIGYGSRKSPRTKKNLSESLTHQEIHDDSLESALQTLVDEDYSFLDTSAGSDVNKTEINKKGSGKKKSVCDSPTERTDVTKVKTRQNDVRNLSNVCRLTSKTLEPTINERPNTKSRLGKPNKNSLENHCTLLSESGDAFFETAALEDDIVNETELVNVLEIVESQAVTSSPPLRCTPEEIQRKRIEAKQKLAKKKLNSKTKTSLPSVIKPKR
- the LOC126267025 gene encoding uncharacterized protein LOC126267025 isoform X2, which gives rise to MNHLSSGIHHKLHLTVVMNSKIIDLITPPQGKCLPTKKPVTSKPTRKLPGAASPSFLTKLLDLSEQYKYSENVHSEEKEEEDSLCDGESVLHSTSPNLDTVNRQETVSCTLLVKDDFGMLLENDDDDDVILQCTQKVEESINELKHKNFELPNASLSPCNIFRKSNMVQPDERAASNKHVANMVKVPSGKKDVSSELSPAPKPRRSRTPGSAKYYKYGQFIGYGSRKSPRTKKNLSESLTHQEIHDDSLESALQTLVDEDYSFLDTSAGSDVNKTEINKKGSGKKKSVCDSPTERTDVTKVKTRQNDVRNLSNVCRLTSKTLEPTINERPNTKSRLGKPNKNSLENHCTLLSESGDAFFETAALEDDIVNETELVNVLEIVESQAVTSSPPLRCTPEEIQRKRIEAKQKLAKKKLNSKTKTSLPSVIKPKR